In one Kitasatospora cineracea genomic region, the following are encoded:
- a CDS encoding IS481 family transposase has product MPHSNAPLTETGRLRLARCVVEDGWPLRRAAERFQVSPTTAKRWADRYRALGEAGMSDLSSRPHHSPRRTPTRTERRIIKVRVLRRWGPARIAYLLRLNPATVHRVLTRYRLARLNHLDRATGRVIRRYEHHAPGELVHVDIKKLGNIPDGGGHKTLGRAAGRKTRAGAGYSYLHNAVDDHSRLAYSEILPDERKDTAAAFWTRAHEFFAQAGITVRRVLTDNGSCYKSHPWRNALARTGTTHKRTRPYRPQTNGKVERFNRTLLDEWAYAKPYRTEQERRDAYPAWLHTYNHHRGHTALAGQPPASRVPNLTGQNT; this is encoded by the coding sequence ATGCCGCACTCTAATGCACCGCTGACCGAGACCGGCCGCCTGCGTCTGGCCCGGTGCGTGGTCGAGGACGGCTGGCCGCTTCGCCGGGCCGCCGAGCGCTTCCAGGTCTCGCCGACCACGGCCAAGCGCTGGGCCGACCGCTACCGCGCCCTCGGAGAGGCCGGCATGAGCGACCTTTCCAGCCGCCCGCACCACAGCCCGCGCCGGACCCCGACCCGTACCGAGCGGCGCATCATCAAGGTCCGCGTCCTGCGAAGATGGGGACCAGCCCGCATCGCCTACCTGCTGCGGTTGAACCCGGCCACCGTGCACCGCGTGCTGACCCGCTACCGGCTTGCCCGCCTGAACCACCTCGACCGGGCAACCGGCCGAGTGATCCGACGCTACGAGCACCACGCGCCGGGCGAGTTGGTCCACGTCGACATCAAAAAGCTCGGCAACATCCCCGACGGCGGAGGCCACAAGACCCTCGGACGCGCGGCCGGGCGCAAGACCCGTGCCGGGGCCGGCTACAGCTACCTGCACAACGCCGTCGACGACCACTCCCGCCTGGCCTACAGCGAGATCCTGCCCGACGAGCGCAAGGACACCGCCGCCGCGTTCTGGACCCGAGCACACGAGTTCTTCGCCCAGGCCGGCATCACTGTCCGGCGCGTCCTGACCGACAACGGCTCCTGCTACAAGTCCCACCCCTGGCGCAACGCCCTGGCCCGGACCGGGACCACCCACAAGCGCACCCGGCCCTACCGGCCCCAGACCAACGGCAAGGTCGAACGCTTCAACCGCACCCTGCTCGACGAATGGGCCTACGCCAAGCCCTACCGCACCGAACAGGAACGCCGAGACGCCTACCCCGCCTGGCTCCACACCTACAATCACCACCGCGGACACACCGCACTCGCAGGCCAACCACCCGCCAGCCGCGTCCCCAACCTCACAGGACAGAACACCTAG
- a CDS encoding prenyltransferase produces MTAAVPAALLLDGVLDAAQAADTVRSILAHQQPDGAIPWFHGGHLDPWDHTEAAMALDTAGEHAAAEAAYQWLTDRQNPDGSWYAAYAYGQPGTADGTATDLARETNFCAYVAVGAWHHHLSTGDDRFLERIWPTVSRALDHTVRLSLPGGAIAWRQDEDGTAATEALLTGSCSILHALRCGLAVADHLDRPQPDWELAAGLLQHAVARHPERFLDKDRYSMDWYYPVLGTALRGEDATRRLAADWDRFVVPGLGVRCVSDRPWVTGGESAELALALWAAGQSDRAVEILRWIQHLRHEDGSYWTGYVYEDRAIWPEERTTWTAGALLLAVAALGGDHATVSVFGGEHLPAGLTVNDCC; encoded by the coding sequence GTGACCGCCGCCGTCCCCGCCGCCCTGCTGCTGGACGGCGTCCTGGACGCCGCCCAGGCCGCCGACACCGTGCGCTCGATCCTCGCGCACCAGCAGCCCGACGGCGCGATCCCCTGGTTCCACGGCGGCCACCTCGACCCCTGGGACCACACCGAGGCCGCCATGGCCCTCGACACCGCCGGCGAGCACGCCGCCGCCGAAGCCGCCTACCAGTGGCTCACCGACCGGCAGAACCCCGACGGCTCCTGGTACGCCGCCTACGCCTACGGACAGCCCGGCACCGCCGACGGCACCGCCACCGACCTCGCCCGCGAGACCAACTTCTGCGCGTACGTCGCCGTCGGCGCCTGGCACCACCACCTGTCCACCGGCGACGACCGCTTCCTGGAACGGATCTGGCCCACCGTCAGCCGCGCCCTCGACCACACCGTCCGGCTCAGCCTCCCCGGCGGCGCCATCGCCTGGCGCCAGGACGAGGACGGCACCGCCGCCACCGAGGCGCTGCTCACCGGCTCCTGCTCGATCCTGCACGCCCTGCGCTGCGGACTCGCCGTCGCCGACCACCTCGACCGGCCGCAACCCGACTGGGAACTCGCCGCCGGCCTCCTCCAGCACGCCGTCGCCCGCCACCCCGAGCGGTTCCTCGACAAGGACCGCTACTCCATGGACTGGTACTACCCCGTCCTCGGCACCGCCCTGCGCGGCGAGGACGCCACCCGCCGGCTCGCCGCCGACTGGGACCGCTTCGTCGTCCCCGGCCTCGGCGTCCGCTGCGTCAGCGACCGCCCCTGGGTCACCGGCGGCGAGAGCGCCGAACTCGCCCTCGCCCTGTGGGCCGCCGGACAGTCCGACCGGGCCGTCGAGATCCTCCGCTGGATCCAGCACCTGCGGCACGAGGACGGCTCCTACTGGACCGGCTACGTCTACGAGGACCGCGCCATCTGGCCCGAGGAACGCACCACCTGGACCGCCGGCGCCCTGCTGCTCGCCGTCGCCGCCCTCGGCGGCGACCACGCCACCGTCAGCGTCTTCGGCGGCGAGCACCTGCCGGCGGGGCTGACGGTCAACGACTGCTGCTAG
- a CDS encoding N-acetylmuramoyl-L-alanine amidase produces MTGRTAPHHDEPDHREPYAPDGGPAARWRPAAKAAAVVLPVCLIGWLGWQAVANSSRDVSGHASATHSPRYAEGDRVDADQAAGSPAAPDAGAPAQSAAAAPPASAAGAPAAPAEGAPRPLDGRTVLLDPGHNPGNAKHATEINRKVDIGNSRKECDTTGTETNAGYPEAEFTLDVVHRARQILQDRGAKVVLTQDGDRPWGPCIDERAGIGNDAKADAAVSVHGDGAPSSGSGFHVIVPGRVVDGAADTAPIVDPSHRLGVLLRDAFKAGTGEPYASYIGKEGLDTRTDLGGLNLSKVPKVFIECGNMRNSGDAGRMSDPQWRQLAAQSLADALTSYLTG; encoded by the coding sequence GTGACTGGCCGTACCGCCCCGCACCACGACGAACCCGACCACCGGGAGCCGTACGCCCCGGACGGCGGCCCGGCCGCGCGCTGGCGGCCGGCCGCGAAGGCGGCGGCGGTGGTGCTGCCGGTCTGCCTGATCGGCTGGCTGGGGTGGCAGGCGGTGGCCAACAGTTCCCGGGACGTCTCCGGGCACGCCTCCGCCACGCACTCGCCGCGCTACGCGGAGGGCGACCGGGTGGACGCCGACCAGGCGGCCGGGTCCCCGGCCGCGCCGGACGCCGGGGCGCCCGCGCAGTCCGCGGCGGCGGCCCCGCCCGCTTCCGCCGCCGGGGCCCCGGCGGCCCCGGCGGAGGGCGCGCCGCGGCCGCTGGACGGCCGGACGGTGCTGCTCGATCCGGGGCACAACCCGGGCAACGCGAAGCACGCCACCGAGATCAACCGCAAGGTGGACATCGGCAACAGCCGCAAGGAGTGCGACACCACCGGCACCGAGACCAACGCCGGCTACCCGGAGGCCGAGTTCACCCTGGACGTGGTGCACCGGGCCCGGCAGATCCTCCAGGACCGGGGCGCGAAGGTGGTGCTCACCCAGGACGGCGACCGCCCCTGGGGCCCGTGCATCGACGAGCGCGCCGGGATCGGCAACGACGCGAAGGCCGACGCGGCGGTGTCGGTGCACGGGGACGGCGCACCGTCCTCCGGCTCCGGCTTCCACGTGATCGTGCCGGGCCGGGTGGTCGACGGCGCGGCCGACACCGCCCCGATCGTCGACCCGTCGCACCGGCTGGGCGTGCTGCTGCGCGACGCCTTCAAGGCGGGCACCGGCGAGCCGTACGCGAGCTACATCGGCAAGGAGGGCCTGGACACCCGCACCGACCTCGGCGGACTCAACCTCTCGAAGGTACCGAAGGTCTTCATCGAGTGCGGCAACATGCGCAACTCGGGCGACGCCGGGCGGATGTCCGACCCGCAGTGGCGCCAGCTCGCCGCGCAGTCCCTCGCCGACGCCCTGACCAGCTATCTCACCGGGTGA
- a CDS encoding class I SAM-dependent methyltransferase has product MLTVDFSRFPLAPGDRVLDLGCGGGRHAFECYRRGANVVALDRNAEEIAEVRKWFAAMEEAGEAPAGASATAMEGDALNLPFDDDTFDKIIISEVMEHIPDDKGVLAEMVRVLKPGGLLAVTVPRYLPEKICWALSDEYHEVEGGHIRIYKGDELVGKVREAGLTPYGSHHAHALHSPYWWIKCAVGVDNDKALPVRAYHQLLVWDIVGTPVVSTLTKAAEKALNPLLGKSFVVYASKPRKADEPRKADEPRKAGEPYGPGAGA; this is encoded by the coding sequence GTGCTGACCGTCGACTTCTCCCGCTTCCCGCTCGCCCCCGGCGACCGGGTGCTCGACCTGGGCTGCGGCGGCGGCCGGCACGCGTTCGAGTGCTACCGGCGCGGCGCCAACGTGGTCGCCCTGGACCGGAACGCCGAGGAGATCGCCGAGGTCCGCAAGTGGTTCGCCGCCATGGAGGAGGCCGGCGAGGCCCCCGCCGGGGCCAGCGCCACCGCCATGGAGGGCGACGCGCTGAACCTGCCGTTCGACGACGACACCTTCGACAAGATCATCATCTCCGAGGTGATGGAGCACATCCCCGACGACAAGGGCGTCCTCGCCGAGATGGTCCGGGTCCTCAAGCCCGGCGGCCTGCTCGCCGTCACCGTGCCCCGCTACCTGCCCGAGAAGATCTGCTGGGCGCTGTCCGACGAGTACCACGAGGTCGAGGGCGGCCACATCCGGATCTACAAGGGCGACGAACTCGTCGGCAAGGTCCGCGAGGCCGGTCTCACCCCGTACGGCAGCCACCACGCGCACGCCCTGCACTCCCCGTACTGGTGGATCAAGTGCGCGGTCGGCGTCGACAACGACAAGGCGCTGCCGGTGCGCGCCTACCACCAGCTGCTGGTCTGGGACATCGTCGGCACCCCCGTCGTCTCCACCCTCACCAAGGCCGCCGAGAAGGCCCTCAACCCGCTGCTCGGCAAGTCCTTCGTGGTCTACGCCAGCAAGCCCCGCAAGGCCGACGAGCCCCGCAAGGCCGACGAGCCCCGCAAGGCCGGCGAGCCGTACGGGCCCGGGGCCGGCGCGTGA
- a CDS encoding TetR family transcriptional regulator, with protein sequence MTATAADGPLTPRQVERRRGILRSATALAARGGYEAVQMREVAEGAQVALGTLYRYFPSKVHLLVAVMREQLERLREQVRRRPPTGPDPASRVAEALTAAFHALQREPRLAEAMVRALSFADRSVGSEVDEVAQATGAIVLAAARLPGPPTADQQAALRVVGHTWHATLLVWLSGRASLAEVRADLHTAARLLTLAGPAPAAPPAPAELQPVPPPAAGAAPAEG encoded by the coding sequence GTGACCGCCACCGCCGCCGACGGGCCGCTGACGCCGCGCCAGGTCGAGCGCCGCCGGGGCATCCTGCGGTCGGCCACCGCGCTGGCCGCCCGGGGCGGCTACGAGGCGGTGCAGATGCGCGAGGTCGCCGAGGGCGCGCAGGTCGCGCTCGGCACCCTGTACCGCTACTTCCCGTCCAAGGTGCACCTGTTGGTCGCGGTGATGCGCGAACAGCTGGAACGCCTGCGCGAGCAGGTCCGCCGCCGTCCGCCGACCGGGCCGGACCCGGCCTCCCGGGTCGCCGAGGCGCTGACCGCCGCCTTCCACGCGCTGCAGCGCGAACCCCGGCTGGCCGAGGCCATGGTGCGGGCGCTGTCCTTCGCGGACCGCTCGGTCGGCAGCGAGGTGGACGAGGTCGCCCAGGCCACCGGCGCGATCGTGCTGGCCGCCGCCCGGCTGCCCGGCCCGCCCACCGCCGACCAGCAGGCGGCGCTGCGGGTGGTCGGCCACACCTGGCACGCCACCCTGCTGGTGTGGCTGTCCGGCCGGGCCTCGCTGGCCGAGGTCCGGGCCGACCTGCACACCGCCGCCCGGCTGCTGACCCTGGCCGGGCCCGCCCCCGCGGCCCCTCCCGCCCCGGCAGAACTGCAACCCGTTCCACCACCTGCCGCCGGTGCGGCCCCGGCCGAGGGCTAG
- a CDS encoding glycosyltransferase family 4 protein, whose protein sequence is MTAVSHPPLRIALLSYRGDPFCGGQGVYVRHLSRELARLGHHVDVIGAQPYPVLDRVEGPGSVRLVELPSLDLYRADDPFRTPAAGEFRGPVDLLEYAVMRTGGFPEPLTFSLRARAFLARHKGRYDVVHDNQTLGYGLLGLARHGFPLVTTVHHPVTVDRQLELAAARTRLERLGKRRWYAFTRMQRRVAARLPHVITVSESSKAEIAEQLGAAPGAVSVVPIGADTRLWSPSDAVARVPGRIVTTSSADVPLKGLVHLVEALAKVRTERDAHLVVVGKPQKEDGPVTEAVRRFGLEEHIEFRTGLSDAALVDLYRSAEAACVPSLYEGFSLPAAEAMATATPLVATTGGAIPEVAGPDGETCLAVPPGDPGALAAALGRLLDDPALRERLGAAGRERVLARFTWARAAELTVERYRAAIATGAGAPARSGPGWRYVG, encoded by the coding sequence ATGACCGCTGTGTCGCACCCGCCGCTGCGGATCGCCCTGCTGTCCTACCGCGGCGACCCGTTCTGCGGCGGCCAGGGCGTGTACGTGCGCCACCTGTCGCGCGAACTGGCCCGGCTCGGCCACCACGTCGACGTGATCGGCGCCCAGCCGTACCCGGTGCTCGACCGGGTCGAGGGCCCCGGCAGCGTCCGGCTGGTCGAACTGCCCAGCCTCGACCTGTACCGCGCCGACGACCCGTTCCGCACCCCCGCGGCCGGCGAGTTCCGCGGCCCGGTGGACCTGCTGGAGTACGCGGTGATGCGCACCGGCGGCTTCCCCGAGCCGCTGACCTTCTCGCTGCGCGCCCGCGCCTTCCTGGCCCGGCACAAGGGCCGCTACGACGTCGTGCACGACAACCAGACCCTCGGCTACGGCCTGCTCGGCCTGGCCCGGCACGGCTTCCCGCTGGTCACCACCGTGCACCACCCGGTCACCGTGGACCGGCAGTTGGAGCTCGCCGCGGCCCGCACCCGGCTGGAGCGGCTCGGCAAGCGCCGCTGGTACGCCTTCACCCGGATGCAGCGCCGGGTCGCCGCCCGGCTGCCGCACGTCATCACCGTCTCGGAGAGCTCGAAGGCCGAGATCGCCGAGCAGCTCGGCGCCGCGCCCGGCGCCGTCTCGGTCGTCCCGATCGGCGCCGACACCCGGCTGTGGTCGCCGTCCGACGCGGTCGCCCGCGTCCCGGGCCGGATCGTCACCACCTCCAGCGCCGACGTCCCGCTCAAGGGCCTGGTGCACCTGGTCGAGGCGCTCGCCAAGGTCCGCACCGAACGCGACGCGCACCTGGTGGTGGTCGGCAAGCCGCAGAAGGAGGACGGGCCGGTCACCGAGGCGGTGCGCCGCTTCGGGCTGGAGGAGCACATCGAGTTCCGCACCGGCCTGAGCGACGCCGCGCTCGTCGACCTGTACCGCTCCGCCGAGGCCGCCTGCGTCCCCTCGCTGTACGAGGGCTTCTCGCTGCCCGCCGCCGAGGCGATGGCCACCGCCACCCCGCTGGTCGCCACCACCGGCGGCGCCATCCCCGAGGTGGCCGGACCGGACGGCGAGACCTGCCTGGCGGTGCCGCCCGGCGACCCGGGCGCGCTGGCCGCCGCGCTCGGCCGGCTGCTGGACGACCCCGCGCTGCGCGAACGGCTCGGCGCCGCCGGGCGCGAGCGGGTGCTGGCCCGGTTCACCTGGGCCCGGGCCGCCGAACTCACCGTCGAGCGCTACCGGGCCGCGATCGCCACCGGCGCCGGCGCCCCCGCCCGTTCCGGCCCCGGCTGGCGCTACGTCGGCTGA